From Ramlibacter tataouinensis, the proteins below share one genomic window:
- a CDS encoding efflux RND transporter periplasmic adaptor subunit has product MSNQQENTTPAPAQRAGNPRRRKALLSIAAVVALAGLSWGSYEWLVAAHYEETDNAYVQGNVVQITPQIGGTVMAIHADDTDFVKAGQPLVQLDPADAKVALEQAEANLAQTVRQVRMVYANNGSLAAQVSLREADVGKAQAEVARAEDDHRRRQSLAGNGAVSTEELNHAQSQLANAKSTLAAAQAAVTAAREQLASNQAQTEGTTVEQHPSVQAAAAKVREAWLATQRVALPAPMDGYVAKRTVQLGQRVAAGAPMMSIIPLQQVWVDANFKEVQLRKIRLGQPVRLTADLYGRKVEYHGTVAGLGAGTGSAFALLPAQNATGNWIKVVQRVPVRIALDPKEIAANPLRVGLSMAAEVDVTRQDGRTLADAPRATVLAQTEVFDSQGKGADAEVRRVIAANLGRGSPTAQARAAKGLTARPQVAEAAASTAH; this is encoded by the coding sequence ATGAGCAATCAACAAGAGAACACCACGCCGGCGCCCGCGCAGCGCGCCGGCAACCCGCGCCGCCGCAAGGCGCTGCTGTCCATCGCCGCCGTCGTCGCGCTGGCCGGCCTGTCCTGGGGGTCCTACGAGTGGCTGGTGGCCGCCCACTACGAAGAAACCGACAACGCCTACGTGCAGGGCAACGTGGTGCAGATCACCCCGCAGATCGGCGGCACCGTGATGGCCATCCACGCCGACGACACCGATTTCGTGAAGGCCGGCCAGCCGCTGGTGCAGCTCGACCCGGCGGATGCGAAGGTCGCGTTGGAGCAGGCCGAGGCCAACCTCGCGCAGACCGTGCGCCAGGTGCGCATGGTGTATGCCAACAACGGCTCGCTGGCGGCGCAGGTGAGCCTGCGCGAGGCGGACGTGGGCAAGGCGCAGGCCGAGGTGGCGCGCGCCGAGGACGACCATCGCCGCCGGCAGTCGCTGGCCGGCAACGGCGCCGTCTCGACCGAGGAACTGAACCATGCCCAGTCGCAGCTGGCCAACGCCAAGAGCACGCTGGCGGCGGCGCAGGCCGCCGTGACGGCCGCGCGCGAGCAGCTGGCGAGCAACCAGGCGCAGACCGAAGGCACGACGGTGGAGCAGCACCCCAGCGTGCAGGCCGCGGCGGCCAAGGTGCGTGAGGCCTGGCTGGCCACCCAGCGCGTCGCGCTGCCGGCGCCGATGGATGGCTACGTCGCCAAGCGCACCGTGCAGCTCGGCCAGCGCGTGGCGGCCGGCGCGCCGATGATGTCCATCATCCCGCTGCAGCAAGTCTGGGTCGACGCCAACTTCAAGGAAGTGCAGCTGCGCAAGATCCGCCTGGGCCAGCCGGTCAGGCTCACGGCCGACCTGTACGGCCGCAAGGTCGAATACCACGGCACGGTGGCGGGCCTGGGTGCGGGCACCGGCTCGGCATTCGCGCTGCTGCCGGCGCAGAACGCCACGGGCAACTGGATCAAGGTCGTGCAGCGCGTGCCGGTGCGCATCGCGCTGGACCCGAAGGAGATCGCAGCCAACCCGCTGCGCGTGGGCCTGTCCATGGCGGCCGAGGTGGACGTCACCCGCCAGGACGGCCGGACCCTCGCCGATGCGCCGCGGGCCACGGTGCTGGCGCAGACCGAGGTGTTCGATTCGCAGGGCAAGGGCGCCGACGCCGAAGTGAGGCGCGTCATCGCCGCCAACCTGGGCCGGGGCAGCCCGACCGCCCAGGCGCGCGCAGCC
- a CDS encoding efflux transporter outer membrane subunit: MKRARPGVLVAALALAGCADMAGIAPQSTLRTAESVGLAPGAAAPAFVPAAEWWRDFGDPQLDQLIAQALEGNPNLKIAQARLARAQAATEGARAATLPQVGGAIDLQRQRFTEHGLFPPPLAGSIVDTGTLQIEASWELDFFGKNRAALDATLRAADAAQADAQAARVLLAANVARAWFHLARVEDQLKVAQRTLAQRDETLRLVQDRVRAGLDSQLELRQSESALPEARQQIEALREQSEIARHAIAALTGQGNRPVQATPSLSGAKAIALPAELPADLLGRRPDIAAARLRVEASGHELQNAKAQFYPNVNLVAFAGLSSLGLGPLLDPGSRQWGVGPAIRLPLFEGGRLRANLRGVAADRDAAVESYNGAVLDAIRDTADQVASLQSITRQQAQQREAQAGAEAAYQIALQRYQAGLGTYLNVLSAETAVLNQRRLGVDLAARALDTQVALIRALGGGWQGERAAPAVATK; the protein is encoded by the coding sequence ATGAAGCGCGCCCGCCCGGGCGTGCTGGTGGCAGCCTTGGCGCTCGCCGGCTGCGCCGACATGGCCGGCATCGCACCGCAATCGACCCTGCGCACGGCCGAATCCGTGGGTCTGGCGCCCGGCGCGGCGGCGCCAGCCTTCGTGCCGGCGGCCGAATGGTGGCGCGACTTCGGCGACCCCCAGCTCGACCAGCTCATCGCACAGGCGCTCGAGGGCAACCCCAACCTGAAGATCGCGCAGGCGCGCCTGGCGCGCGCCCAGGCGGCGACCGAAGGCGCCCGAGCGGCGACGCTGCCGCAGGTGGGCGGCGCGATCGACCTGCAGCGCCAGCGCTTCACCGAGCACGGCCTGTTCCCGCCGCCGTTGGCCGGGTCCATCGTCGACACCGGCACCTTGCAGATCGAAGCCAGCTGGGAGCTCGATTTCTTCGGCAAGAACCGCGCGGCGCTCGACGCCACGCTGCGGGCCGCGGATGCGGCGCAGGCCGATGCGCAGGCCGCGCGCGTGCTGCTGGCCGCCAACGTGGCGCGTGCCTGGTTTCATCTGGCACGCGTGGAGGACCAGCTGAAGGTCGCCCAGCGCACGCTGGCGCAACGCGACGAGACGCTGCGCCTGGTGCAGGACCGCGTGCGGGCCGGGCTGGACAGCCAGCTCGAGCTGCGGCAAAGCGAAAGCGCCTTGCCCGAGGCGCGCCAGCAGATCGAGGCGTTGCGCGAGCAATCCGAGATTGCGCGCCACGCGATCGCCGCGCTGACCGGGCAGGGCAACCGCCCGGTGCAGGCCACGCCTTCGCTGTCGGGGGCGAAAGCCATCGCGCTGCCTGCGGAGCTGCCCGCTGACCTGCTGGGCCGGCGCCCTGACATCGCGGCGGCGCGCTTGCGCGTCGAAGCCAGCGGCCATGAGCTGCAGAACGCGAAAGCGCAGTTCTATCCCAACGTGAACCTGGTCGCGTTCGCCGGCTTGTCCAGTCTCGGGCTGGGGCCCCTGCTGGACCCCGGCAGCCGGCAATGGGGTGTGGGCCCGGCCATCCGCCTGCCCCTCTTCGAAGGCGGCCGCTTGCGCGCCAACCTGCGCGGCGTCGCGGCGGACCGCGACGCGGCCGTGGAAAGCTACAACGGCGCCGTCCTCGACGCGATCCGCGACACGGCCGACCAGGTCGCCTCGCTCCAGTCCATCACGCGTCAGCAGGCCCAGCAGCGCGAGGCGCAGGCAGGGGCGGAAGCCGCCTACCAGATCGCGCTGCAACGCTACCAGGCGGGCCTGGGCACCTATCTCAACGTGCTGTCTGCCGAGACCGCGGTGCTGAACCAGCGCCGACTCGGCGTGGACCTCGCCGCCCGTGCGCTTGACACGCAGGTCGCATTGATCCGCGCGCTTGGCGGGGGCTGGCAGGGCGAGCGCGCCGCACCGGCCGTCGCCACGAAATGA
- a CDS encoding MarR family winged helix-turn-helix transcriptional regulator, whose translation MTTTPKARRVPAAKSAPELYRPENYKPEESVGYLMRRILDILADAVDHQLQPSGLTSAQWVPLFKIYMGHASTVAEVARECHLDMGAMTRTLDRLETKGLLRRVRSSEDRRVVNLELTDEGRATASKIPAALSRVQNDHMRGFSVQEWELLKDMLRRVLDNARQLQADRQEQQQ comes from the coding sequence ATGACAACGACCCCAAAGGCGCGCCGCGTGCCTGCGGCCAAATCCGCGCCCGAGCTCTACCGGCCGGAAAACTACAAGCCGGAGGAGAGCGTCGGCTACCTGATGCGCCGCATCCTGGACATCCTGGCCGATGCCGTCGACCACCAGCTGCAGCCGTCCGGACTCACCAGCGCGCAGTGGGTGCCGTTGTTCAAGATCTACATGGGACACGCGTCGACGGTGGCCGAAGTGGCCCGCGAATGCCACCTCGACATGGGTGCAATGACCCGTACGCTCGACCGGCTCGAAACCAAGGGGCTGCTGCGCCGCGTGCGCTCCAGCGAAGACCGTCGCGTGGTCAACCTCGAACTCACGGACGAAGGACGCGCCACCGCCAGCAAGATCCCCGCCGCGCTGTCGCGCGTGCAAAACGATCACATGCGCGGCTTCTCGGTGCAGGAGTGGGAACTGCTGAAAGACATGCTGCGCCGTGTCCTCGACAACGCGCGGCAACTCCAGGCCGATAGGCAGGAACAACAACAATGA
- a CDS encoding ABC transporter transmembrane domain-containing protein: MASASAPPGTKASPRALSGLLPFVRPYRARIALAGLFLVLAATATLLFPVALRGLVDSGIDAVQKGEQVLALREHFLALFAVAVALGLFSAARFYMVSWLGERITADLRNAVYAHVLEQSPEFFETTQTGEVLSRLTTDTTLVQTVVGSQLSLGLRNSVMGLGALAMLVWTNPYVMTQVLLILVLVVLPTMWFGRRVRRLSRASQDRVADSSALAAEVLNAIPVVQSHNAEPREAQRFRDATQGAFETGIRRTRARAALVAFIIIGNAALLLWGLYQGTQAVIAGRITAGHLGATVVYVIILAGAVAVLGEVYGDLLRAAGATERLMELLEARSPVTSPARPQAMAPARGASAVRFEQVTFHYPSRPATPALKDFSLQVEPGETVALVGASGAGKSTVFQLLLRFYDPGEGRILIDGASTREVDLCALRARMAIVPQEAVIFSASVLENIRYGRPGAGDDEVVDAARAAFAHDFITALPEGYGSFVGERGVRLSGGQRQRIAIARAILKNPPLLLLDEATSALDAESERMVQAALESAMRNRSTLVIAHRLATVQKADRIVVLDHGRIVEQGSHDQLLARQGIYARLAALQFMV; this comes from the coding sequence ATGGCTTCCGCATCCGCGCCGCCGGGCACCAAGGCTTCGCCGCGCGCCTTGTCGGGGCTGCTGCCCTTCGTGCGGCCCTACCGCGCCCGGATCGCGCTGGCCGGCCTGTTCCTGGTGCTGGCGGCGACGGCCACCCTGCTCTTCCCCGTGGCCCTGCGCGGCTTGGTCGACAGCGGGATCGACGCCGTGCAGAAAGGTGAGCAGGTGCTGGCGCTGCGCGAGCATTTCCTCGCGCTGTTCGCGGTGGCCGTGGCCCTGGGCCTGTTTTCCGCCGCGCGCTTCTACATGGTGAGCTGGCTGGGCGAGCGCATCACGGCCGACCTGCGCAACGCGGTCTATGCGCACGTGCTGGAGCAGAGCCCCGAATTCTTCGAGACCACGCAAACCGGCGAGGTGCTCTCGCGCCTGACCACCGACACGACGCTGGTGCAGACCGTCGTGGGCTCGCAACTGAGCCTGGGGCTGCGCAATTCGGTGATGGGCCTGGGGGCGCTGGCGATGCTGGTGTGGACCAATCCCTATGTGATGACGCAGGTGCTGCTCATCCTCGTGCTGGTCGTGCTGCCCACCATGTGGTTCGGCCGGCGCGTGCGGCGCCTGTCGCGCGCCAGCCAGGATCGCGTCGCCGATTCCAGTGCGCTCGCCGCCGAGGTGCTCAACGCGATTCCGGTCGTGCAGAGCCACAACGCCGAGCCGCGCGAAGCGCAGCGCTTCCGCGACGCCACGCAGGGTGCGTTCGAAACCGGCATCCGGCGGACGCGGGCGCGCGCCGCGCTGGTGGCCTTCATCATCATCGGCAACGCGGCGCTGCTGCTCTGGGGCCTGTACCAGGGCACGCAGGCGGTGATCGCCGGGCGCATCACGGCCGGGCACCTGGGCGCCACGGTGGTGTACGTGATCATCCTGGCCGGTGCCGTGGCCGTGCTGGGCGAGGTGTACGGCGACCTGCTGCGCGCCGCCGGGGCGACCGAGCGGCTGATGGAACTGCTGGAGGCGCGTTCACCGGTCACTTCGCCGGCTCGGCCCCAGGCCATGGCCCCCGCACGCGGCGCCAGCGCCGTGCGCTTCGAGCAGGTGACCTTCCACTACCCCTCGCGGCCGGCGACGCCGGCCCTGAAGGACTTCAGCCTGCAGGTCGAGCCGGGCGAAACCGTGGCGCTCGTCGGCGCCAGCGGCGCCGGCAAGAGCACGGTGTTCCAGCTGCTGCTGCGCTTCTACGATCCCGGCGAGGGGCGCATCCTGATCGACGGCGCCTCCACGCGCGAGGTGGACCTGTGTGCGCTGCGCGCGCGCATGGCGATCGTGCCGCAGGAAGCCGTGATCTTTTCGGCCAGCGTCCTGGAGAACATCCGCTACGGCCGGCCCGGCGCCGGCGACGACGAGGTGGTGGATGCCGCCCGGGCGGCCTTCGCGCATGATTTCATCACTGCCCTGCCAGAGGGCTACGGAAGCTTCGTCGGCGAACGCGGCGTGCGGCTGTCAGGCGGGCAGCGCCAGCGCATCGCGATCGCCCGCGCCATTCTCAAGAACCCGCCCCTGCTGCTGCTGGACGAAGCGACCAGCGCGCTGGATGCGGAGAGCGAGCGCATGGTGCAGGCCGCGCTGGAATCGGCGATGCGCAACCGCAGCACGCTGGTGATCGCGCACCGGTTGGCGACGGTGCAGAAAGCCGACCGCATCGTGGTGCTGGACCACGGCCGCATCGTGGAGCAAGGCTCGCACGACCAGTTGCTGGCCCGGCAAGGGATCTACGCGCGCCTGGCGGCGCTGCAATTCATGGTCTGA
- a CDS encoding DUF1178 family protein, translating to MKVLNLQCSLHHAFEGWFGSEDGFQEQLSRGLVECPICGDVGVSKMPSAPRLNLGAAEPQPKRDVMTADANVQAEWLKLVRHVMANTEDVGEQFAEEARRIHYGESEERGIRGQASREETEALLEEGIGVLPLPVPKGLKGPLQ from the coding sequence ATGAAGGTTCTCAACCTCCAGTGCTCGCTGCACCACGCCTTCGAAGGCTGGTTCGGCTCCGAGGATGGCTTCCAGGAGCAGCTGTCGCGCGGCCTGGTGGAATGCCCGATCTGCGGCGACGTCGGCGTCAGCAAGATGCCCAGCGCGCCACGCCTGAATCTGGGCGCAGCTGAGCCGCAACCCAAGCGCGACGTCATGACGGCTGATGCGAACGTCCAGGCCGAATGGCTGAAGCTGGTGCGGCACGTCATGGCGAACACCGAGGATGTGGGCGAGCAATTCGCCGAGGAAGCGCGCCGCATCCACTATGGCGAGTCCGAGGAGCGTGGCATCCGCGGCCAGGCTTCGCGCGAAGAGACCGAGGCGCTGCTGGAAGAGGGCATCGGCGTGCTGCCCCTGCCGGTGCCCAAGGGCCTCAAGGGCCCGCTGCAGTAG
- a CDS encoding NUDIX domain-containing protein: MTPDRHLIEEKVAGQEILKGRFLHAFRDTVRLPNGGETTREYVVHPGAVMMIPLLDDGRLVMERQFRYPMGRVMIEFPAGKIDPGEAPLACAQRELLEETGYSAREWVRAGVLHPVISYSTEFIEIWFCRGLTLTRPQLDEGEFLEVFTATPQELLNGCRDGAITDSKTLIGAMWLQNVLSGAWKLDWQR; the protein is encoded by the coding sequence TTGACGCCAGACCGCCATCTCATCGAAGAAAAAGTCGCGGGCCAGGAGATCCTCAAGGGGCGCTTCCTGCATGCGTTCCGCGACACGGTGCGCCTGCCCAACGGTGGCGAGACGACGCGCGAGTACGTGGTCCATCCCGGCGCGGTGATGATGATCCCGCTGCTGGACGACGGCCGCCTCGTGATGGAGCGGCAGTTCCGCTACCCGATGGGGCGGGTCATGATCGAGTTCCCGGCCGGCAAGATCGATCCGGGCGAAGCCCCGCTGGCCTGCGCCCAGCGCGAGCTGCTGGAAGAAACCGGCTACAGCGCGCGCGAGTGGGTGCGCGCCGGCGTGCTGCACCCGGTGATCTCGTACTCGACCGAGTTCATCGAGATCTGGTTCTGCCGCGGCCTCACGCTGACCCGGCCGCAACTGGATGAAGGCGAGTTCCTGGAAGTGTTCACTGCCACGCCGCAAGAGCTGCTCAACGGGTGCCGCGATGGGGCGATCACCGATTCCAAGACCCTGATCGGCGCGATGTGGCTGCAGAATGTCCTGTCGGGGGCATGGAAACTCGACTGGCAGCGATAA
- a CDS encoding DUF2818 family protein — protein MSQSASIWLVIVAALVAANLPFINQRLLGVVPLSRPKSLAVRLAELVLLYLLVGGLGVLLEQRAGQVSPQGWQFYAVTAALFVTFAFPGFVWRYLLRHRH, from the coding sequence ATGTCGCAATCCGCCTCGATCTGGCTCGTGATCGTGGCCGCGCTGGTCGCGGCCAACCTGCCTTTCATCAACCAGCGCCTGCTGGGCGTGGTGCCGCTGTCGCGCCCCAAGTCACTGGCGGTGCGGCTGGCGGAACTGGTGCTGCTGTATCTGCTGGTCGGCGGCCTGGGCGTGCTGCTGGAGCAGCGGGCGGGCCAGGTGTCGCCGCAGGGCTGGCAGTTCTATGCCGTCACGGCGGCGCTGTTCGTCACTTTTGCCTTCCCCGGGTTCGTCTGGCGTTATCTTCTGCGCCACAGGCATTGA
- the nuoN gene encoding NADH-quinone oxidoreductase subunit NuoN, protein MLDNTSLSVVTPEILLLTMACVVAMIDLGVKTRLRDLTYWLTMATLAVVAWVTGSLAAADQTFYAFGNMVVSDPMGNWLKCFAALAMMVCLVYGRPYAGDRDMLRGGEMFTLSMFALLGMFVMISGSNFLVIYLGLELLTLCSYALVALRRDNAVATEAAMKYFVLGAMASGFLLYGLSMLYGATGSLDVGTVFKIINSGQVKHQVLVFGLVFIVAGLAFKLGAAPFHMWIPDVYQGAPTAVTVIIGSAPELAAFAIAIRLLVEGLLPLAVDWQQMLLILAIGSLLIGNLAAIAQTNLKRMLAYSTIGQMGFVLLGLLAGVVKGAGTADTALAANAYSSAMFYIVTYVLTTLASFGIILLLAREGFESEEISDLAGLNERSPLYAAIMSICMFSLAGVPPLVGFYAKLSVLQALVASGQAMYIGVAVFAVVMSLIGSFYYLRVVKVMYFDAPITATTVSAPADVRVVLSLNGALVLILGILPGGLMTLCAQAIIKTLAT, encoded by the coding sequence ATGCTCGACAACACCAGCCTCTCCGTCGTCACGCCGGAAATCCTGCTGCTCACCATGGCCTGCGTGGTGGCCATGATTGACCTGGGCGTGAAGACGCGCCTGCGCGACCTGACCTACTGGCTCACCATGGCCACGCTGGCCGTCGTGGCCTGGGTCACCGGCTCGCTGGCCGCGGCCGACCAGACCTTCTACGCCTTTGGCAACATGGTGGTGAGCGATCCCATGGGCAACTGGCTCAAGTGCTTCGCCGCGCTGGCCATGATGGTCTGCCTGGTCTATGGCCGCCCCTACGCCGGCGACCGCGACATGCTGCGCGGCGGTGAGATGTTCACGCTGTCGATGTTCGCGCTGCTGGGCATGTTCGTGATGATCTCGGGCAGCAACTTCCTGGTGATCTACCTCGGCCTGGAATTGCTCACCCTGTGCAGCTACGCGCTGGTGGCGCTGCGCCGCGACAACGCCGTGGCCACCGAGGCGGCCATGAAGTACTTCGTGCTGGGCGCCATGGCCAGCGGCTTCCTGCTGTATGGCCTGTCGATGCTGTACGGCGCCACCGGCTCGCTGGACGTCGGCACCGTCTTCAAGATCATCAACTCCGGGCAGGTCAAGCACCAGGTGCTGGTGTTCGGCCTGGTTTTCATCGTCGCCGGCCTCGCCTTCAAGCTGGGCGCCGCGCCGTTCCACATGTGGATCCCTGACGTCTACCAGGGCGCGCCCACCGCGGTCACCGTGATCATCGGCAGCGCGCCGGAGCTGGCGGCCTTCGCCATTGCCATCCGCCTGCTGGTCGAAGGCCTGCTGCCGCTGGCCGTGGACTGGCAGCAGATGCTGCTGATCCTGGCAATCGGCTCGCTGCTGATCGGCAACCTGGCCGCGATCGCGCAGACCAACCTCAAGCGGATGCTGGCTTACTCGACCATCGGCCAGATGGGCTTCGTGCTGCTCGGCCTGCTGGCGGGCGTGGTCAAGGGCGCCGGCACCGCCGACACCGCGCTGGCGGCCAACGCCTACAGCTCGGCGATGTTCTACATCGTCACCTACGTGCTCACCACGCTGGCCAGCTTCGGCATCATCCTGCTGCTGGCGCGCGAGGGTTTCGAGAGCGAGGAGATCTCTGACCTCGCCGGCCTGAACGAGCGCAGCCCGCTGTACGCCGCGATCATGTCGATCTGCATGTTCTCGCTGGCCGGTGTGCCGCCGCTGGTCGGCTTCTACGCCAAGCTGTCGGTGCTGCAGGCGCTGGTGGCCTCGGGCCAGGCGATGTACATCGGTGTGGCGGTGTTCGCCGTCGTGATGTCGCTGATCGGCTCGTTCTACTACCTGCGCGTGGTGAAGGTCATGTACTTCGACGCCCCGATCACGGCGACGACCGTTTCGGCCCCGGCGGACGTGCGGGTGGTGCTGTCGCTCAACGGCGCGCTGGTGCTGATCCTGGGCATCCTGCCCGGCGGGCTGATGACGCTGTGCGCCCAGGCCATCATCAAGACGCTCGCGACCTGA